ACCTTCTCATGGAGTATGTAGATGACTTTAGTCACTAAGAAAGGATTATTAGCCTCTAAATACAGGATgcctgcatttttatttcatttgtctggctccccaagttCTTCAAGAGATgaattatataaaaaaagaatcatATACATTATTGGTTTATGGTTTctgtacacacatatacatacaatGAAGTCAGTAAGTGTTTCAAGGTACAAgacagatagtttttttttttatttatgattgACATGCATGCAGAATTGTgtcacaaagaaacagaaataagctTAATTCCCCTCAGACAGTATGGGATGTGGCAGAGCAGCCAGGAAATCAAATGTATTTAatcatgttaatttagcagtgtGCTTAGCTGCACTGCATTTGAAAatgaggagaggtgttcatttgattggtcgaGATTACACACAGCtaggttaaacccactttctctcctccttcttgCAACACCTGTGCTGGTGGGTGGGGACGTAGGCGTGACTGTGCTGCTCTGCACCCCTTCACCAAAATCACAAAATGTTCTGGACATGCCTGTTGACTTCCTGAGCTGACAGTCCGCCTAGACCGCACTTAgaccaggggggggggggggggggggggggggggggggggtaggatAACCTCCTATCCCCATAGACTTCAtgcactgctgctccactgACAAGGTAGACACCATAGATAGATATAGCCTATACAATACAGACAGCCTATACATCCGTCCACAGTTTTGACGAGTCTATGGGTCGTATATCTATACTTGTGATATGCTGTTATGCCGGTTTCGAGCTTGCAAATCAAGTTTCAAATGGGAAGACATCTTTTGTCCTGTCTTTTATTAGTTTCATACCACACATGGTTGAGGCTTGTGTTACTTAAATGAGAACCCATTTGTCAAAACCTTCAATACACCCActcatttatacacacacacaagcaaagctGTGCATGATTAAAGTCTCAAGAGGATAAATTACTGTGAATGAAaggaaatttcaaagaaaacaaccaTCAATTATTTATGAACATGCAAAAGTATAAAatacacacagctgtggaaTCTCAAGTGGAGTAGTATTTTTAGAAATTTACCATGAGAAATGGAGGgaaatgtttatctttgtttATTAGTTTAGTAATTTAACCTGACAAACAACAAAATCTTATTAAAAGCACATTGTGTTACATGGGAATCCTAAATACTCCATAGTTTTTCATGAGATTTCATGGATAAAACCATGCTGTAAGGTTTTTGACCACATCAATCTTGCCTTTCCTCATCCTTACCGCCTTGCAGGCTGTGCAGAAGATTTCACCCCACAAGAGTGTCATGTACACACTGTAGTCTTTCCTCCAGCTGAGGTGCATCTGGATCAGAGATGGACTGTCCCTCACCTTCCGCAGGTACTGGGCCAGCTCCTGCACTGTGGGGAAGTCATCAACATGGATGAAGGCCTCTGGGGGCAGGAAGCGCTCGTAGTTCTTCCTGGACGGACCCAGGACCACCGGGATGGCGCCGCCAATCACCGCGTTCCACAGCTTCTCTGTGATGTAGTCGGTGTGCTGAGAGTTCTCGAAGGCCAGGTAAAAGCGGTACTGTCTGAGCATTTGAATCACATTGTTCTTGCCTTTTGGTAAGATGCTGGTCCCTGCTTGCCCAAAAATATCGATTTTAATGAACTCTTTAAGATGTTTGTAGAAGTGCACACGTTCCAAACGATCTTCCCAGTGGCTGACCACCCAGACCACAAAGCCAGGACGAGGATCCGAGGAGGAGTTGAGCGGATGTGCAAAACGGGCTGGAGTAAGTTTATCTAATAATATATTTGGGATTAAATACCCATAAGGCAGAAAGATATCAGCGTCCTCTCGGTAGTTCAGTGTGAGGTTGTAAATACCTTCATATTCCCACAGTCTCGGAGCTTTTGTGGGAGGCTCCATGTCGAACCATATCCACTTTTGCGCAGGTGGTCGTGGCTCTGGAGGCAACGGAGCTTCTTCAGCAGTGATTACAGATCGGTGCCGCATGAGCACAGCATCAGCCTTGTTGTACATGCTCCTGTCTCCAGTGATTGTACATCCACTGATCTGAAAGCTTTCCCAGCAATCACGAGGTCTTCTTACGCTGTAATGCCAGACCAGGAGTAGTATTTCTGCATTGTTGTCCGCTGAAACAGGGACAGATGGTTCAGCATTAGACACATCCGACAGTTCGAGAAGGCAGAATCCTGAAAGCAACAGAAAATTCACTGCTGCCAATCCGACCAAAGAGTAAATCCCTTGAAAAGCAGAGTTCTTGATGAGGGACAAATCTGAATGCATGTTTGCCCTTTCGCCTGCGATCACAGAGCAGCCAGCTAGTACCAAGCAAGCTCTAGTTTTTAATGTTGGCTTTCTCACAACCTCACCTCAAGTGCAATTTGACTACAGACTAGCAATGACTTAAATGACTATGCGGTGAAACCAGTCTCACCTGGCTGTGTGCTTGAAAGAATTCCAGTCTGCATCTGAATGGTCTCAGGGAGTTCaaagttaaagcgatacttcaacatgttggcaaattggcccatttagcgcaattccttagtcatttcgaacagtgtacttacttttttgtgacagcgagctgttgtttattcagaggtgagtcggggaaggttttcgggacggacacaatggaggtgaacggtatttttgttcccccttgtcaaactcatcaaatacaaaatccaacaacccccaaacactttggtggacacgttataatccgcacattcactacgctgtgaaatattaatgcaaaattacgagattgagttgtttatgcgaagattgctaagacggaactacttactaaatatggcgtctgggcgtagtgatttcaaaagaaaaagtagttcccagtatttgcttca
The sequence above is a segment of the Salarias fasciatus chromosome 14, fSalaFa1.1, whole genome shotgun sequence genome. Coding sequences within it:
- the LOC115400781 gene encoding alpha-(1,3)-fucosyltransferase 4-like, which translates into the protein MLKYRFNFELPETIQMQTGILSSTQPADNNAEILLLVWHYSVRRPRDCWESFQISGCTITGDRSMYNKADAVLMRHRSVITAEEAPLPPEPRPPAQKWIWFDMEPPTKAPRLWEYEGIYNLTLNYREDADIFLPYGYLIPNILLDKLTPARFAHPLNSSSDPRPGFVVWVVSHWEDRLERVHFYKHLKEFIKIDIFGQAGTSILPKGKNNVIQMLRQYRFYLAFENSQHTDYITEKLWNAVIGGAIPVVLGPSRKNYERFLPPEAFIHVDDFPTVQELAQYLRKVRDSPSLIQMHLSWRKDYSVYMTLLWGEIFCTACKAVRMRKGKIDVVKNLTAWFYP